One region of Paucibacter aquatile genomic DNA includes:
- a CDS encoding FimV/HubP family polar landmark protein, which produces MLAAASSGAWGLGLGKLTVQSALGETLKAEIDITSISAEEAGTLKVRVAPPESYRATGVEYNAVLTGTQVQVVRRDGRNVLRVSSDRAVQEPFVDVILELTWASGRLVREYTLLFDPPANPKPGSAAPAVAAAPVISSPASEATPLPAAASRPRPPVPAPAVAEATRPRAEAPAPRPAPAPVPAPAPRAAAAPAASEYVVKPGDSLSRIAGKTQPAGISLDQMLVGLYRNNEDAFINGNMNRLKAGSVLQVPSAESLGSVSTAEARQVIRAQSADFNAYRQRLSGAAPTIKQDESDRQAKGRVQAAVDDRKQAAAPTPDKLTLSKAADGKTAAVSKDTEKKDSAARVAELTRNVEELKKLSSAAKPAATPAPAPAPAPAPVAAPAPAPAPVVAAPVPAPVVTPPAPAPAPVASAPSPVASKPLPSTAAPAASKPASAALPPAPAAEVAEPSLLDHLLDNPLLPLSALLVAAAGGFGFYRFRNRKAQAKSDTGFQESRLQPDSFFGATGGQRVDTRDAANGASSMNYSLSQLDAIGDVDPVAEADVYLAYGRDLQAEEILKEALRANPERMAIRLKLLEVYAKRRDIKGFEQLAIQLYAETQGRGDDWAKAQELGRQIDPENPLYQPGGAPSLPASGREVHPEPMDASTLPHTVTAGHLATEPLGRNAPDTGPTSVFDLDLDLDLDSPAPAPSPISMEATQALPTTVDQAPMAMDFDLSPPATPTQAGGADLEFDLDDLSDDRPATVAPDSGNGALDFDLSSIDLDLPATPAAPAAPIPAPESTSGADLAAEFDALMNQVPEPAAPPVVPDIADLGLDDGDPLLRQLELADEFRQIGDTEGAREVLTELISKTSGALRDKAQAMLNELR; this is translated from the coding sequence ATGCTGGCCGCCGCGAGCAGCGGAGCGTGGGGCCTGGGTCTGGGCAAGCTGACCGTGCAATCGGCGCTGGGCGAGACGCTCAAGGCCGAAATTGACATCACCAGCATCAGTGCCGAAGAGGCCGGCACCCTCAAAGTGCGCGTGGCGCCGCCCGAGTCCTACCGCGCCACCGGCGTCGAGTACAACGCCGTGCTCACCGGCACCCAGGTGCAGGTGGTGCGCCGTGACGGCCGCAATGTGCTGCGCGTCAGCAGCGATCGCGCCGTTCAAGAGCCGTTTGTCGATGTGATTCTGGAGCTGACCTGGGCCAGCGGCCGCTTGGTGCGCGAATACACCTTGCTGTTCGATCCGCCGGCCAATCCCAAGCCCGGCAGCGCCGCGCCCGCCGTGGCTGCAGCGCCGGTGATTTCTTCGCCGGCTTCGGAGGCCACGCCCCTGCCAGCCGCTGCCAGCCGCCCGCGCCCGCCCGTGCCAGCACCGGCGGTGGCCGAAGCGACCCGGCCGCGCGCTGAAGCACCGGCGCCTCGCCCGGCTCCGGCCCCCGTGCCTGCGCCGGCGCCACGCGCTGCAGCCGCACCGGCCGCGTCCGAGTATGTGGTCAAGCCCGGCGACAGCCTGTCGCGCATTGCAGGCAAGACCCAGCCCGCTGGCATCTCGCTGGACCAGATGCTGGTGGGTCTCTACCGCAACAACGAAGACGCCTTCATCAACGGCAATATGAACCGCCTGAAGGCCGGCAGCGTGCTGCAAGTGCCTTCGGCCGAGAGCCTGGGTTCGGTCAGCACGGCCGAGGCCCGCCAGGTGATCCGCGCCCAGAGCGCCGATTTCAATGCCTACCGCCAGCGCCTCAGCGGCGCCGCGCCGACGATCAAGCAAGACGAGAGCGATCGCCAGGCCAAGGGCCGCGTGCAGGCCGCCGTGGACGATCGCAAGCAAGCTGCAGCACCCACGCCGGACAAGCTGACCCTGAGCAAGGCCGCCGACGGCAAGACCGCGGCCGTGTCCAAGGACACCGAGAAGAAAGATTCCGCCGCCCGCGTGGCCGAGCTGACCCGCAATGTGGAAGAGCTGAAGAAGCTCTCCAGTGCGGCCAAGCCCGCTGCCACACCTGCACCTGCACCTGCACCTGCACCTGCGCCGGTCGCTGCACCCGCTCCGGCCCCAGCGCCGGTGGTGGCTGCGCCCGTGCCAGCTCCGGTGGTGACGCCGCCAGCTCCAGCCCCGGCTCCGGTGGCATCGGCACCTTCGCCGGTGGCCTCCAAACCGCTGCCTAGCACGGCGGCGCCGGCGGCTTCCAAGCCTGCCAGCGCGGCCCTGCCGCCGGCTCCGGCCGCCGAGGTGGCCGAGCCCAGCCTGCTCGACCATTTGCTGGACAACCCGCTGCTGCCGCTGTCGGCCCTGCTGGTGGCCGCGGCCGGTGGTTTCGGGTTCTACCGCTTCCGCAATCGCAAGGCCCAGGCCAAGTCCGACACGGGCTTCCAGGAAAGCCGTCTGCAGCCCGATTCCTTCTTCGGCGCCACCGGCGGCCAGCGCGTGGACACGCGCGATGCGGCCAACGGTGCCTCGTCGATGAATTACTCGCTGAGCCAACTGGACGCCATCGGTGATGTCGACCCCGTGGCCGAAGCCGACGTCTACCTGGCTTACGGCCGTGACCTGCAGGCCGAGGAAATCCTCAAGGAAGCCCTGCGCGCCAATCCCGAGCGCATGGCCATCCGCCTCAAGCTGCTCGAGGTCTATGCCAAGCGCCGCGACATCAAGGGCTTCGAGCAACTGGCCATCCAGCTGTATGCCGAAACCCAAGGTCGTGGCGACGACTGGGCCAAGGCGCAGGAGCTGGGCCGTCAGATCGATCCCGAGAATCCGCTCTACCAGCCCGGTGGCGCACCGAGCCTGCCGGCCAGCGGCCGCGAAGTGCATCCCGAGCCCATGGATGCCAGCACCTTGCCGCACACCGTGACGGCCGGTCATCTGGCCACCGAGCCGCTGGGCCGCAACGCGCCCGACACCGGCCCGACCAGCGTGTTCGATCTGGATCTCGATTTGGATCTGGATTCGCCGGCGCCTGCGCCGTCGCCGATCTCGATGGAAGCCACGCAAGCCCTGCCCACCACCGTGGATCAGGCGCCCATGGCCATGGACTTCGACCTCTCGCCGCCGGCCACGCCGACGCAAGCGGGCGGCGCCGATCTGGAATTCGATCTGGACGACCTGAGCGACGATCGCCCGGCCACAGTGGCGCCGGACAGCGGCAACGGCGCCCTGGACTTCGACCTCTCGTCCATCGACCTGGATCTGCCGGCCACGCCCGCAGCACCGGCCGCACCGATTCCCGCGCCTGAGTCGACCTCGGGTGCCGATCTGGCCGCTGAGTTCGATGCGCTGATGAACCAGGTGCCCGAGCCGGCTGCGCCGCCGGTGGTGCCGGACATCGCCGACCTGGGCCTGGACGATGGCGACCCGCTGCTGCGCCAGCTGGAGCTGGCCGACGAGTTCCGCCAGATCGGTGACACGGAAGGCGCGCGCGAGGTGCTGACCGAGCTGATCTCCAAGACCAGCGGTGCCCTGCGCGACAAGGCGCAAGCCATGCTCAACGAGCTGCGCTGA
- the asd gene encoding aspartate-semialdehyde dehydrogenase: protein MTTLVGLVGWRGMVGSVLMDRMSAEKDFDLIEPLFFSTSNAGGAAPAQAKNETKLQNAFDIEQLKRCEIIITAQGGDYTSEVFPKLRAAGWTGHWIDAASTLRMESDAVIILDPVNLPVIKDALAKGGKNWVGGNCTVSCMLMGVGALYKAGLVEWMSTQTYQAASGGGAQHMRELLTQYGTLNASVRALLDDPKSAILEIDRQVIATQRALSAAETANFGVPLGGSLIPWIDKDLGNGQSKEEWKGMAETNKILGIGEGFGSSAIPVDGFCVRVGAMRCHSQALTFKLKKDVPLADIEAMIAADNEWVKLVPNTREATIKDLTPVAVTGTMTIPVGRLRKLAMGPEYLGAFTIGDQLLWGAAEPLRRMLRILLDR from the coding sequence ATGACGACACTTGTTGGATTGGTAGGCTGGCGCGGCATGGTGGGTTCGGTCCTGATGGACCGGATGAGCGCAGAAAAAGACTTTGACCTGATCGAGCCGCTGTTCTTCAGCACCTCGAACGCCGGCGGCGCTGCCCCGGCCCAGGCCAAGAACGAAACCAAGCTCCAGAACGCTTTTGACATCGAGCAGCTCAAGCGCTGCGAGATCATCATCACCGCCCAGGGCGGCGACTACACCAGCGAAGTCTTCCCCAAGCTGCGCGCGGCCGGCTGGACCGGCCACTGGATCGATGCGGCCTCGACCCTGCGCATGGAATCTGACGCGGTCATCATCCTGGACCCGGTCAATCTGCCGGTCATCAAGGATGCCCTGGCCAAGGGCGGCAAGAACTGGGTCGGTGGCAACTGCACCGTGTCCTGCATGCTGATGGGCGTGGGCGCGCTCTACAAGGCCGGTCTGGTCGAGTGGATGAGCACCCAGACCTACCAAGCCGCCAGCGGCGGCGGTGCCCAGCATATGCGCGAGCTGCTGACGCAGTACGGCACCTTGAACGCGTCCGTGCGTGCCTTGCTGGATGACCCCAAGAGCGCCATCCTCGAGATCGACCGCCAGGTCATCGCCACCCAGCGCGCCCTGAGCGCCGCCGAGACCGCCAACTTCGGTGTGCCCTTGGGCGGCTCGCTGATCCCCTGGATCGACAAGGACCTCGGCAACGGCCAATCCAAAGAAGAGTGGAAGGGCATGGCCGAGACCAACAAGATCCTCGGCATCGGTGAGGGTTTCGGTTCCAGCGCCATTCCGGTGGATGGTTTCTGCGTGCGCGTGGGCGCCATGCGCTGCCACAGCCAGGCCCTGACCTTCAAGCTGAAGAAGGACGTGCCCCTGGCCGACATCGAAGCCATGATTGCCGCCGACAACGAGTGGGTGAAGCTGGTGCCCAACACGCGTGAAGCCACGATCAAGGACCTGACCCCGGTGGCCGTGACCGGCACCATGACGATTCCCGTCGGCCGCCTGCGCAAGCTGGCCATGGGCCCGGAGTATCTGGGCGCTTTCACCATCGGTGACCAGCTGCTCTGGGGCGCGGCCGAACCGCTGCGCCGCATGCTGCGCATCCTGCTGGACCGCTGA
- the truA gene encoding tRNA pseudouridine(38-40) synthase TruA — protein sequence MQRVALGVCYRGQGYHGWQSQKDRRTVQDVLERALSEFAAAEVRTICAGRTDTGVHGLNQVVHFDAAVRREAASWVRGTNRYLPADVAVQWCVFPPADFHARFLARGRRYTFVLLESPVRPAVEAGSVGWVFRPLNLEAMQAAAALLIGEHDFSSFRSSDCQALSPVKTVRAIEISRRGAYWRFDFDASAFLHHMVRNIMGCLVAVGAGHRDLHWMAEVLAARDRSRAAPTFSPDGLYFNGPYYDAELAIPTRTAAMDWLP from the coding sequence CTGCAGCGCGTGGCGCTGGGCGTGTGTTACCGCGGCCAGGGCTACCACGGCTGGCAAAGCCAGAAAGACCGGCGCACGGTGCAGGACGTGCTGGAGCGCGCGCTCAGCGAGTTTGCTGCGGCCGAAGTGCGCACCATCTGCGCCGGCCGCACCGACACCGGCGTGCACGGGCTCAACCAGGTGGTGCATTTCGACGCGGCCGTGCGGCGCGAGGCGGCCTCTTGGGTGCGAGGCACCAACCGCTACCTGCCGGCCGATGTGGCGGTCCAGTGGTGTGTGTTCCCGCCGGCCGACTTTCATGCCCGCTTTCTCGCGCGCGGCCGGCGCTACACCTTTGTGCTGCTGGAGTCGCCGGTGCGGCCGGCGGTGGAGGCTGGTTCGGTCGGTTGGGTGTTCCGTCCGCTGAATCTGGAGGCCATGCAGGCTGCCGCGGCCTTGCTGATCGGCGAACATGATTTCAGCAGCTTTCGCTCCTCGGACTGCCAGGCGCTGTCGCCGGTGAAGACGGTGCGCGCGATCGAGATCTCGCGCCGCGGCGCCTACTGGCGCTTTGACTTCGATGCCTCGGCCTTTTTGCATCACATGGTGCGCAACATCATGGGCTGCCTGGTGGCCGTGGGCGCTGGGCACCGCGACCTGCACTGGATGGCCGAGGTGCTGGCGGCTCGAGATCGCAGCCGCGCCGCGCCGACCTTCTCGCCGGACGGGCTCTACTTCAATGGCCCGTACTACGACGCGGAGTTGGCCATCCCGACCCGCACCGCGGCCATGGATTGGCTACCCTGA